CATTTCGAGCATGGCCTGCCGGGTTTTATCGGTTTGTACGGGGGCGTAGGCAATGAAGGGGCGCGGCCCCCGGGCATCCACCAAAAATGTGAAGGCCCCGTAGGCCCAGTGCTTGTCCTCCCGCAAATTCATGTTTATTCGGGAAGTAAAGGTGCCCCCCAGAATGTTGTTCATTGTTTCAATGGCAATTTCCTCCGGATTGGCCTTCGGCGGCGCAACATGTCCCGCAAAAATAATGGATTGCAGGGCTTCGGGACGGTCAAGAATGAACACCGATGTTTTTTGGGCCAGTGTGACCGGCTGAATATTTTTGTTCGGCACGGTGCCCGGTTTCCAATCCTGAAATAAATTCTCAACGGCCTGCCGGATCTCATTCAGGTTGGTGTCGCCCACAACAACCAGGGTGGCATGATTGGGTTTGAACCATGTTTTGTGAAAGCGGATCAGGTCCTCTTGGGAAATCTTTGAAACGGAGTCTTCCGTTCCGGAACCGGTCAGAGGATTTCCGTAGGCGTGGGAGGGCCCGTAGAGGAGTTTGGGAAAAACACGCAGCGCCATTTGTACGGGCGTTACCTTTTCCCGCTGAATGGCTGCCAATTGAATCTTCTTAAGCCGTTGGAAATCTTTTTCCGGGAAAATCGGGTTGAGAATGATATCCGCGAAAATATCCAGTGAGGCCGACAGGTTTTCCTTCAAAGCGGAAAGGGCGACACTGGACGTATCCAGATTTGATCCGCACTGAAGCTCTGCGCCCAGTAAATCCAGTTCTTCGCTGATTTGTAATGAGGTGCGATTTTGGGTTCCTTCGTCCAGCATTTCCATCGCCAGTTTGGCTGTTCCGGGCAGTGCAAACTGATCGGAGGCGTAACCGGCATCGATCAGCAGGTTGAAGGTGACAACAGGGACAGAATGCCGCTCTGCAAGAATAATCTTCAATCCGTTCGGGAGTTCAGTCTGCTGCAACTCGGGGAACTGGGCTTCCGGAGGTTCTCCCGGTTCCGGGAGATGTTCCCGGTTGATGGGGGTTTTAACGGTTTTGTAGTCCGGAAAGGGGTGGACTTCCAGAATGTAAATCCCGTCAGAAAGCCAGGTGTTGGCAGCGGTTTGAAGGGTTTGCGGCGTGGCGTTTCGGACGCGTTCCAGCGTAATTTTGTAATGCTCCGGGTTTCCCGTAAAAACCTCATTTTTAGCCAGGATGTCCGATTTCCCCCCGAAGCCGCCGATGCGTTCAATTCCCCGGACAAATCCTGCCATAAATTGGGCCTGTACCCGGCGAAGCTCATCGGACGTGGGGCCGCCGGTCAAAAAGCGGTCCATCTCCTCATTTAGAGAGTTTTCGATCCGGGAAATGTCGACTCCCGGCCTGGCCGTGGCCACGACCGTAAACTGGCCGCCAATTTCCCGCAAATCCACGTAGGCATATACATTGGTGGCAATTTGTTCGTCGTAGACCAACCGCTTGTACAAACGGGATGTTTTTCCGGAGGCTAGAATGTCACTGACCAGGTCGAGATAATCCCCGTCGGCGGAACCGTATTCCGGGATATTCCACACCTGGTAGATCCGAGCCTGAGGCACCCGATCCTGAATACGCTGCCGCTGGACGCCCTGTCGTTTTGCGATCCATTTTTTGTAGGTACTAATCGGCGGCCCGGAAGGAATATCCCCGAAATAGTTTTCCACCTTTTGGCGGGCGGTTTGAGTGTCAATGTCACCGGCGATGGTCAGAACCGCATTGGCGGCCCCGTAATAGGTTCGAAACCACTCGCGCACATCTTCCAGAGACGCGGCATCCAAATCTTCCATAGAGCCGATGACCGTCCAGGAATAGGGGTGTCCGGCGGGGTAGGTGCTTTTGGTAATGAGTTCCTCTACCTTACCGTAGGGCTGGTTTTCACCCTGACGTTTTTCGTTCTGAACCACGCCCCGCTGCTCGTCCAGTTTGGATTGATCAATCGCCCCCAGAAGGTACCCCATGCGGTCGGATTCCATCCAGAGGGCCACATCCACGGCCGAAGTCGGCACGTTTTGGAAATAGTTTGTTCGATCGTGATTGGTGGTGCCGTTCAGGTCGGTAGCCCCGATGCGTTCCATGGCCTGGAAATAATCATCGTTAAAATGCTCACTTCCGTTAAACATGAGGTGCTCGAACAGATGGGCGAAGCCGGTTTTACCGGGTTTTT
This region of Calditrichota bacterium genomic DNA includes:
- a CDS encoding insulinase family protein; the encoded protein is METQTAMPIDIPYQKFILSNGLTLLVHEDHKAPIVAVNIWYHVGAKNEKPGKTGFAHLFEHLMFNGSEHFNDDYFQAMERIGATDLNGTTNHDRTNYFQNVPTSAVDVALWMESDRMGYLLGAIDQSKLDEQRGVVQNEKRQGENQPYGKVEELITKSTYPAGHPYSWTVIGSMEDLDAASLEDVREWFRTYYGAANAVLTIAGDIDTQTARQKVENYFGDIPSGPPISTYKKWIAKRQGVQRQRIQDRVPQARIYQVWNIPEYGSADGDYLDLVSDILASGKTSRLYKRLVYDEQIATNVYAYVDLREIGGQFTVVATARPGVDISRIENSLNEEMDRFLTGGPTSDELRRVQAQFMAGFVRGIERIGGFGGKSDILAKNEVFTGNPEHYKITLERVRNATPQTLQTAANTWLSDGIYILEVHPFPDYKTVKTPINREHLPEPGEPPEAQFPELQQTELPNGLKIILAERHSVPVVTFNLLIDAGYASDQFALPGTAKLAMEMLDEGTQNRTSLQISEELDLLGAELQCGSNLDTSSVALSALKENLSASLDIFADIILNPIFPEKDFQRLKKIQLAAIQREKVTPVQMALRVFPKLLYGPSHAYGNPLTGSGTEDSVSKISQEDLIRFHKTWFKPNHATLVVVGDTNLNEIRQAVENLFQDWKPGTVPNKNIQPVTLAQKTSVFILDRPEALQSIIFAGHVAPPKANPEEIAIETMNNILGGTFTSRINMNLREDKHWAYGAFTFLVDARGPRPFIAYAPVQTDKTRQAMLEMIKEIKGIISDRPITAEELEKVRRKQILELPGSWETMAAVASSIAEIVQYNLPTDYFTHYAKRVKALNLEQVKAAAKHVLHPEKLVWVVVGDRKKIEPDVRKLGFSTVHFLDADGNPVS